A window of Polaribacter litorisediminis contains these coding sequences:
- a CDS encoding translation initiation factor gives MDFKDQLKNLFPDHEETIEPEVEKSTIWLQDDPILCKYEKRKGKPITIIEGYTGATSDFKILAKEIKTKFSVGGSFKDDKIIIQGDFRDQIMTLLKDKGFKVKRVGG, from the coding sequence ATGGATTTCAAAGATCAGTTAAAAAATTTATTTCCAGATCATGAGGAAACGATTGAACCAGAAGTCGAAAAATCAACAATATGGTTACAAGACGACCCAATTCTTTGCAAGTATGAAAAACGTAAAGGAAAACCGATTACTATTATAGAAGGATATACGGGGGCAACTTCAGACTTTAAAATATTAGCAAAAGAAATTAAAACAAAATTTTCTGTTGGTGGTAGTTTTAAAGATGATAAAATAATTATTCAAGGTGATTTTAGGGATCAAATAATGACCCTATTAAAGGATAAAGGCTTTAAAGTAAAACGTGTTGGTGGCTGA
- a CDS encoding isopenicillin N synthase family dioxygenase, which produces MNKIPSVNLADFLSDDQSRKQKFIDQIGHAYETIGFVALKGHFLNDELVESLYSEIKQFFDLPTSIKEKYEIPGIGGQRGYVSFGKESAKGKKEGDLKEFWHFGQYVDSESKYSEEYPENVQVKELQNFNKVGKETYQMLEKTAKFVLRSLALHLGLEETYFDTYIKNGNSILRPIHYPPIKTAPKGAERAAAHGDINLITLLMGAQGKGLQVQNLEGDWIDAMAAPDELMINVGDMLSRHSNNKLKSTIHRVVNPPKEMWGTSRYSIPFFMHPVSEMKLDVLENCIDKKNPKQFDDITAGEFLEERLKELGLRPS; this is translated from the coding sequence ATGAACAAAATACCTAGCGTTAATTTGGCCGATTTTTTATCGGATGATCAAAGCAGAAAACAAAAATTTATAGACCAAATTGGTCATGCGTATGAAACCATTGGCTTTGTAGCTTTAAAAGGTCATTTTTTAAATGATGAATTGGTTGAAAGTTTATATTCAGAAATTAAGCAATTTTTTGATTTACCAACTTCAATAAAAGAAAAATATGAAATTCCAGGAATTGGAGGGCAAAGAGGCTATGTTTCTTTCGGAAAAGAATCTGCAAAAGGAAAAAAAGAGGGTGATTTAAAAGAATTCTGGCACTTTGGTCAGTATGTAGACTCGGAATCTAAATATTCAGAAGAATATCCTGAAAATGTTCAGGTAAAAGAATTACAAAATTTTAATAAAGTTGGCAAAGAAACCTATCAAATGTTAGAAAAAACAGCCAAGTTTGTTTTGCGTTCTTTGGCATTGCATTTAGGCTTAGAAGAAACTTACTTTGATACGTATATTAAAAACGGCAATAGTATTTTAAGACCTATTCATTATCCGCCTATAAAAACAGCGCCAAAAGGTGCCGAAAGAGCAGCAGCGCATGGAGATATTAATTTAATAACTTTATTAATGGGCGCCCAAGGAAAAGGATTGCAAGTTCAGAATCTTGAAGGAGATTGGATTGATGCTATGGCAGCGCCCGATGAGTTGATGATTAATGTGGGAGATATGTTATCTCGACATAGTAACAATAAATTAAAATCTACGATTCATAGAGTGGTGAATCCGCCAAAAGAAATGTGGGGAACCTCGCGGTACTCTATTCCGTTTTTTATGCATCCTGTTTCTGAAATGAAACTAGATGTTTTAGAGAATTGTATTGATAAAAAAAATCCGAAACAGTTTGATGATATAACTGCAGGAGAATTTTTAGAGGAACGTTTAAAAGAATTAGGTTTACGACCATCCTAA
- a CDS encoding DUF6048 family protein — protein MYKYFISILFLFVVVNVMGQAQKKETLPIPKDSIIYKSPYGIRLGIDISKPILGSISSAYDGLEIVGDYRISKKFYIAAEFGFEEKTSIEDYTNSTAKGNYFRVGFNYNAYENWLDMNNEIFTGYRYGIGLFDQTLNSYTPNVNTNYFPANTILTPTTASALNAQWSEFLVGLKVETYHNLFVSISVSYKILMSVKEPENFKTLYSPGFNRIFESGTGFGFNYTLSYLIPFTKK, from the coding sequence ATGTACAAATATTTCATTAGTATTCTCTTTCTTTTTGTGGTTGTTAATGTAATGGGGCAAGCACAAAAAAAAGAAACATTACCCATCCCTAAAGATTCTATTATTTATAAATCTCCTTACGGAATTCGTTTAGGAATTGATATTAGTAAACCCATATTAGGGAGTATCTCCAGTGCTTATGATGGTTTGGAAATTGTTGGTGATTATCGTATTTCTAAAAAATTTTATATTGCTGCAGAATTTGGTTTTGAGGAAAAAACATCTATTGAAGATTATACAAATTCAACCGCAAAAGGAAATTACTTTCGGGTAGGGTTTAACTACAATGCCTATGAGAATTGGTTAGATATGAATAACGAAATTTTTACGGGTTATCGTTACGGGATTGGTCTTTTTGATCAGACTTTAAACAGTTATACCCCAAATGTAAACACCAATTATTTTCCTGCAAATACAATTTTAACGCCCACCACAGCATCTGCATTAAATGCACAATGGTCAGAATTTTTAGTAGGTCTTAAAGTAGAAACTTATCATAATTTATTTGTAAGTATCAGTGTTTCATATAAAATTTTAATGAGTGTAAAAGAACCTGAAAACTTTAAAACCTTGTATTCCCCTGGCTTTAATAGAATTTTTGAAAGTGGAACGGGCTTTGGTTTTAATTACACTTTAAGTTATTTAATTCCGTTTACAAAAAAATAA